Proteins encoded by one window of Deinococcus aquiradiocola:
- the mqnC gene encoding cyclic dehypoxanthinyl futalosine synthase, whose product MTSHHTPAVPGTDVLDGAAILDRAARGERLSHAEITALYDLPLPDVAAVAHELRLQRSPADTVSFLIDRNINYTNVCNVGCNFCAFYRTPRQKDSYTLDYDQISAKITELEAVNGTRILMQGGVNPALGLDYYTGLLRHIKAHHPSIRIDAFSPEEVLFMEKTFGLSLDELLDTLIDAGLDGLPGAGGEILEDDVRAKAAPARIRSDDWFRILDAAQRKGLYTISTMVIGFGESHAQRASHLLKIRDQQDKALAAYGGNGFSGFAMWTLQTENTRLHGKAPGASAHEYLQQLAIARIALDNIPNIQASWPAQGFKVAQAALYYGAGDLGSTMLEENVVSAAGNHNRHHATVRELVRIAHDAGFRPAIRNSRFQIIEYPDVTAVLDHGLGAELEEDRAVGAN is encoded by the coding sequence ATGACCAGCCACCACACTCCCGCGGTCCCCGGCACCGACGTGCTGGACGGCGCCGCGATCCTCGACCGCGCCGCACGCGGCGAGCGCCTCAGCCACGCGGAGATCACCGCGCTGTACGACCTGCCGCTCCCCGACGTGGCCGCCGTCGCACACGAACTGCGCCTGCAGCGCAGCCCCGCCGACACCGTCAGCTTCCTGATCGACCGCAACATCAACTACACCAACGTCTGCAACGTCGGCTGCAACTTCTGCGCCTTCTACCGCACGCCCCGCCAGAAGGACAGCTACACCCTCGACTACGACCAGATTAGCGCCAAGATCACCGAACTCGAAGCGGTGAACGGCACCCGCATCCTGATGCAGGGCGGCGTCAACCCCGCCCTCGGCCTGGACTACTACACGGGCCTGCTGCGCCACATCAAGGCGCACCACCCCAGCATCCGCATCGACGCCTTCTCGCCCGAAGAGGTCCTCTTCATGGAGAAGACCTTCGGGCTGAGCCTCGACGAGCTGCTCGACACCCTGATCGATGCGGGCCTCGACGGGCTGCCCGGCGCGGGCGGCGAAATCCTCGAGGACGACGTGCGCGCCAAGGCCGCGCCCGCCCGCATCCGCAGCGACGACTGGTTCCGCATCCTGGACGCCGCGCAGCGCAAGGGCCTGTACACCATCAGCACCATGGTGATCGGCTTCGGGGAGAGCCACGCGCAGCGCGCCAGCCACCTCCTCAAGATCCGCGACCAGCAGGACAAGGCCCTCGCCGCGTACGGCGGGAACGGCTTCTCCGGCTTCGCCATGTGGACCCTGCAGACCGAGAACACCCGCCTGCACGGCAAGGCGCCCGGCGCGAGCGCGCACGAGTACCTGCAGCAGCTCGCCATCGCCCGCATCGCCCTCGACAACATCCCCAACATTCAGGCGTCATGGCCCGCGCAGGGCTTCAAGGTCGCGCAGGCCGCGCTGTACTACGGCGCGGGCGACCTGGGCAGCACCATGCTCGAAGAGAACGTCGTGAGTGCCGCCGGGAACCACAACCGCCACCACGCCACCGTGCGCGAACTCGTGCGGATCGCGCACGACGCCGGGTTCCGGCCCGCCATCCGCAACAGCCGCTTCCAGATCATCGAGTACCCCGACGTGACCGCCGTCCTCGACCACGGACTCGGGGCCGAGCTGGAAGAGGACCGGGCGGTCGGCGCGAACTGA
- a CDS encoding DUF4129 domain-containing protein, with product MTAVLSGARGSWVSWLPVLLPFVALGALPWTVCLALSVALAVSRVNEDAEALGGALVLLAATAATLPVLFGTSPDRLPRAGEWFVAGALLGGAALWSMRRMAVGERRALLPGLLVLLVWPSVPGLLAFVLSALGMGGGRGSVTRSLWPARRVTGPVLVLLAVVGVAGALLAGVLPGPPPALSAGSTVRLPPAPAGARTQAAPQERAPAPITRAARSGGAARRPMPEELPLLRALVPVSGLLAAVCLVLLTQRARVKRGGRRSTWLDAAALLGLLGALLMVGVYGAGTRSGTLAAPPGAQAGQDPAGRAHTREQASAGQDGAARLNPAVLLMNVGIVASAVFLAAATLYLLHDAHLNRASRSSAVPDGMPAGGSAPPLPPLHRVRLAWRALEDALGEVGLPRLPSETPHEYARRVTVRHPDLSGPLSTLAALYAPVRYGGQLSERDAGTAEEAVSAVRHALP from the coding sequence ATGACGGCTGTCCTGTCCGGTGCGCGCGGGTCGTGGGTGTCGTGGCTGCCGGTGCTGCTGCCGTTCGTGGCGCTGGGGGCGCTGCCGTGGACGGTGTGCCTGGCCCTGAGCGTGGCGCTGGCCGTGTCGCGCGTCAACGAGGACGCGGAGGCACTGGGCGGGGCGCTCGTGCTGCTGGCCGCGACCGCCGCGACGCTGCCGGTGCTGTTCGGCACGTCGCCCGACCGGTTGCCGCGCGCCGGGGAGTGGTTCGTGGCGGGCGCGCTGCTGGGCGGCGCGGCCCTGTGGTCCATGCGGCGCATGGCGGTCGGGGAGCGGCGGGCGCTGCTGCCGGGCCTGCTGGTGCTGCTGGTGTGGCCGAGCGTGCCGGGCCTGCTGGCGTTCGTGCTCTCGGCGCTCGGCATGGGCGGCGGGCGGGGCAGCGTGACGCGCTCCCTGTGGCCAGCGCGCCGCGTGACGGGTCCGGTGCTGGTCCTGCTGGCCGTGGTGGGCGTGGCGGGCGCGCTGCTGGCGGGCGTGCTGCCCGGCCCGCCGCCCGCCCTGAGCGCCGGGAGCACCGTGCGGCTGCCGCCCGCGCCCGCAGGCGCCCGGACGCAGGCCGCACCGCAGGAGCGTGCCCCCGCACCCATCACCCGGGCCGCCAGGTCCGGTGGAGCAGCCCGCCGCCCGATGCCGGAGGAGCTGCCGCTGCTGCGCGCGCTGGTCCCGGTGAGTGGCCTGCTGGCGGCGGTGTGCCTGGTGCTGCTGACGCAGCGGGCGCGCGTGAAGCGCGGCGGGCGGCGCAGCACGTGGCTGGACGCGGCCGCGCTCCTGGGCCTGCTCGGCGCGCTCCTGATGGTGGGCGTGTACGGGGCGGGCACACGGTCCGGCACGCTGGCCGCCCCTCCCGGCGCGCAGGCCGGGCAGGACCCGGCGGGCCGGGCACACACCAGGGAGCAGGCTTCCGCAGGGCAGGACGGGGCCGCGCGCCTGAATCCCGCGGTGCTGCTCATGAACGTGGGGATCGTGGCGTCGGCGGTGTTCCTGGCGGCGGCGACCCTGTACCTGCTGCACGACGCGCACCTGAACCGCGCCTCCCGCAGTTCGGCCGTGCCGGACGGCATGCCCGCCGGGGGCAGCGCGCCGCCGCTGCCGCCACTGCACCGGGTGCGGCTGGCGTGGCGGGCGCTGGAGGACGCGCTGGGCGAGGTGGGCCTGCCGCGCCTGCCGAGCGAGACGCCGCACGAGTACGCGCGGCGCGTGACGGTCCGGCACCCGGACCTGTCCGGACCGCTCTCGACGCTGGCGGCCCTGTACGCGCCCGTGCGGTACGGCGGGCAGCTCAGCGAGCGCGACGCGGGCACGGCCGAGGAGGCGGTGAGCGCCGTGCGGCACGCCCTCCCCTGA
- a CDS encoding AAA family ATPase, with amino-acid sequence MTQSDLTPHAQHPASPHPSARATFQERVLRNVSTVLVGKEGVTRLALAGILAGGHILLEDAPGTGKTMLARALAVSLGLGFKRVQFTPDLLPSDVTGVSVYQDGRFVFVPGPIFTGVLLADEINRATPKTQSALLEAMGEGQVSESGVTHTLPQPFVVVATQNPIEFEGTYRLPEAQLDRFLLRLSVGYPSQDDEAQMLARLQERHPIGTLQAVAGPQDLLQARARVRGVRVAPELRSYIAGLTARTRQHPQVALGGGPRASLALQAVAQALALLDGRDFVTPDDLKLAAPAVLAHRLSLHTEARLTGVRPEDVVAQVLMDLPVPVESPVPAAPAGGPLP; translated from the coding sequence ATGACGCAGTCTGACCTGACCCCGCACGCCCAGCACCCCGCCAGCCCGCACCCTTCCGCCCGGGCGACCTTTCAGGAGCGCGTGCTGCGCAACGTCTCGACCGTCCTCGTCGGCAAGGAGGGCGTGACGCGCCTCGCGCTGGCAGGCATCCTGGCGGGCGGGCACATCCTGCTGGAGGACGCGCCCGGCACCGGCAAGACCATGCTGGCCCGCGCGCTCGCCGTGTCGCTCGGGCTGGGCTTCAAGCGCGTGCAGTTCACGCCGGACCTCCTCCCGAGCGACGTGACGGGCGTGAGCGTGTACCAGGACGGACGGTTCGTGTTCGTGCCCGGCCCGATCTTCACGGGCGTGCTGCTGGCCGACGAGATCAACCGCGCCACCCCCAAGACGCAGTCGGCGCTGCTGGAAGCGATGGGGGAAGGGCAGGTGTCGGAGAGCGGCGTGACGCACACCCTCCCGCAGCCGTTCGTGGTGGTCGCCACGCAGAACCCCATCGAGTTCGAGGGCACGTACCGCCTGCCGGAAGCGCAGCTGGACCGCTTCCTGCTGCGCCTGTCGGTCGGGTACCCGTCGCAGGACGACGAGGCGCAGATGCTGGCACGGTTGCAGGAACGCCACCCCATCGGCACGCTGCAGGCCGTCGCGGGACCGCAGGACCTGCTGCAGGCCCGCGCCCGCGTGCGCGGCGTGCGCGTCGCGCCTGAACTGCGCTCGTACATCGCGGGCCTCACCGCGCGCACGCGGCAGCACCCGCAGGTGGCGCTGGGCGGCGGGCCGCGCGCCAGCCTCGCGCTTCAGGCGGTCGCGCAGGCGCTCGCGCTGCTGGACGGGCGGGACTTCGTGACGCCCGACGACCTGAAACTCGCCGCGCCCGCCGTGCTCGCGCACCGCCTGAGCCTGCACACCGAGGCGCGCCTGACGGGCGTGCGCCCGGAAGACGTGGTCGCGCAGGTCCTCATGGACCTGCCGGTCCCGGTCGAGTCGCCCGTCCCCGCCGCCCCGGCGGGCGGGCCGCTCCCTTGA
- a CDS encoding DUF58 domain-containing protein gives MSALGLGFALLLLLLVWGTWSAWRIPPHVTLRRDLPGQGFADDRVPLTTHLTVRAALPTRVRLEDPAPLTVVPDVPFSAGGLVWGETSTVFPTELTLNRRGVYRWEGARLQWADPFGLFWRSVTLPHPTTLEVYPGTHGLRLPNLLRPLLSEGTLTRTLGLDDPISLRGARPYLPGDPPGRVHWRLSARTGDLMVRELERTASSSLHLHLDTCGSGVYVESAVRLAASLVQEALTLHLPVAVSSGDRAGSSPSGSTPEALRHALRVLAEVRATSGPPAALALPRAGSNLIVVTQSAHPDLLAAAVRARARASRVVIVAVPEGFYLEPGESPRRQWVGLPDTVRELERQAGILAGAGVLVYVLRGDMSVLRLG, from the coding sequence TTGAGCGCGCTCGGGCTGGGCTTCGCGCTGCTGCTGCTGCTGCTCGTGTGGGGCACGTGGAGCGCCTGGCGGATCCCGCCGCACGTCACCCTGCGGCGCGACCTGCCGGGCCAGGGCTTCGCGGACGACCGCGTGCCGCTCACCACGCACCTCACGGTGCGCGCCGCCCTCCCCACCCGCGTGCGCCTGGAGGACCCCGCGCCGCTCACGGTGGTGCCGGACGTGCCGTTCAGCGCGGGCGGCCTGGTGTGGGGCGAGACGAGCACGGTCTTCCCGACGGAACTGACCCTCAACCGGCGCGGCGTGTACCGCTGGGAGGGCGCGCGCCTGCAGTGGGCGGACCCGTTCGGGCTGTTCTGGCGCAGCGTGACGCTCCCGCACCCCACCACGCTGGAGGTGTACCCTGGCACGCACGGCCTGCGCCTCCCGAACCTGCTGCGCCCCCTGCTGTCCGAGGGGACGCTCACACGCACGCTGGGCCTGGACGACCCCATCAGCCTGCGCGGCGCGCGACCGTACCTGCCGGGAGACCCGCCGGGCCGCGTGCACTGGCGACTGTCGGCCCGGACGGGCGACCTGATGGTGCGCGAACTGGAACGCACCGCGTCCAGCAGCCTGCACCTGCACCTCGACACCTGCGGTTCGGGCGTGTACGTGGAGAGCGCCGTGCGGCTCGCGGCGAGCCTCGTGCAGGAGGCGCTCACGCTGCACCTGCCGGTCGCGGTGAGCAGCGGGGACCGTGCAGGCAGCAGTCCGTCCGGCAGCACGCCCGAAGCGCTCCGGCACGCGCTGAGGGTGCTGGCCGAGGTGCGCGCCACGTCCGGGCCGCCCGCAGCGCTCGCCCTGCCGCGCGCGGGCAGCAACCTGATCGTCGTCACGCAGAGTGCGCACCCGGACCTGCTCGCTGCGGCCGTGCGTGCCCGCGCCCGCGCGAGCCGCGTGGTGATCGTGGCGGTACCGGAGGGCTTCTACCTGGAGCCGGGCGAGTCGCCCCGGCGGCAGTGGGTGGGCCTGCCCGACACGGTCCGCGAACTGGAACGCCAGGCGGGCATCCTGGCGGGCGCGGGCGTGCTGGTGTACGTGCTGCGCGGCGACATGAGCGTCCTGCGGCTCGGGTAG
- a CDS encoding phosphodiester glycosidase family protein has translation MKRPVVPFRPSLLSAVLSVGVLLPGMAAARPVALAGVLTSPRIETKPLDGNVEGLPVWFLPRLGVTVRNTDGLLSLSYGGAVLSFQGGRWAASGLSAVPPVLPVPQSYNGSVHVAVSVLLALGVRPLADTPDLLDFVPLASSVAGTVPAAPASALPVTPGLQPAVPLPTTPLPTTPLPTTPLPATPPPVAPQPTPAQPTPPAPPALPFTPVATLASVRSSRTLDRNIELQRVVLEFNAPATYTVQRDRSGLTLTLPGVSGAPQTQKLESGDDLGVSLGATGSSVRLDTSGGASEIFTLQDPYRVVIDTTTNIDTSVPPPVRTDALPDGVTLRRLGGLSLLTFDDRYVPKVVTAPLGRSSGVADLVRTSGGVAGVNGGYFDPASSLPVDLVAQGGLMLAPSLERRATLGLDAQGTPRLGYPRPRYVLNGSGVQLTVNSVSARPNPAWVTAFVGDGRTGVGADSLTTLVLRGGTGLGGTGAGGTVARAMTGRFTPGVGDFTVTFDPARYPQLTLPSGSPLTYTLNWQTPGWDGMQEALAAGPLLVSAGKLVLDPVREGFDTSGGIWRATRQVAFVTVGTQSGIAFLSSGTPGDFARALLNAGVSSAMRLDSGSSATVYVTGGYLNAGGYLNTVWSRSVPNALVFVPKPTAQKGASRSR, from the coding sequence GTGAAGCGCCCCGTCGTCCCCTTCCGTCCATCGCTGCTGAGTGCCGTCCTTTCCGTGGGTGTCCTGCTGCCGGGCATGGCGGCGGCCCGTCCGGTCGCGCTGGCGGGCGTGCTGACCAGTCCGAGGATCGAGACGAAGCCGCTGGACGGGAACGTGGAGGGCCTGCCGGTGTGGTTCCTGCCGCGCCTGGGCGTCACGGTACGGAACACGGACGGGCTGCTGTCGCTGTCGTACGGGGGTGCCGTCCTGAGCTTTCAGGGAGGGCGCTGGGCGGCGTCGGGCCTGAGTGCCGTGCCGCCGGTCCTGCCGGTCCCGCAGTCGTACAACGGGAGCGTGCACGTGGCGGTGTCGGTGCTGCTGGCGCTGGGCGTGCGTCCGCTGGCAGACACGCCGGACCTGCTGGATTTCGTGCCGCTCGCGTCGTCGGTGGCGGGGACGGTCCCGGCCGCGCCCGCGTCGGCGCTGCCGGTCACGCCCGGACTCCAGCCTGCCGTGCCCCTGCCCACCACGCCCCTGCCGACCACTCCGCTTCCGACCACACCCCTGCCCGCCACGCCACCACCGGTCGCGCCGCAGCCCACCCCGGCACAACCCACCCCGCCCGCGCCGCCCGCCCTGCCGTTCACGCCCGTCGCGACCCTCGCCAGCGTCCGCAGCAGCCGCACCCTCGACCGCAACATCGAACTGCAGCGCGTCGTGCTGGAATTCAACGCGCCCGCCACGTACACCGTGCAGCGCGACCGCAGCGGCCTGACCCTCACCCTGCCCGGCGTGAGCGGCGCCCCGCAGACCCAGAAGCTCGAATCCGGCGACGACCTCGGCGTGTCGCTCGGCGCGACCGGCAGCAGCGTCCGCCTCGACACGTCCGGCGGCGCGAGCGAGATCTTCACCCTGCAGGACCCGTACCGCGTGGTGATCGACACCACCACCAACATCGACACGAGCGTCCCCCCGCCCGTCCGCACGGACGCCCTCCCGGACGGCGTCACGCTCCGCCGCCTGGGCGGCCTCAGCCTCCTGACCTTCGACGACCGCTACGTCCCGAAAGTCGTCACGGCCCCCCTCGGCCGCTCGTCGGGCGTCGCGGACCTCGTCCGCACGAGCGGCGGGGTGGCCGGCGTGAACGGCGGGTACTTCGACCCGGCCAGCAGCCTGCCGGTGGACCTCGTCGCGCAGGGCGGCCTGATGCTCGCCCCCAGCCTCGAGCGCCGCGCCACGCTCGGCCTGGACGCGCAGGGCACGCCCCGTCTCGGCTACCCCCGCCCGCGCTACGTCCTGAACGGCAGCGGCGTGCAGCTCACCGTGAACAGCGTCAGCGCCCGCCCGAACCCCGCCTGGGTCACGGCCTTCGTCGGTGACGGCCGTACCGGCGTCGGCGCGGACTCCCTCACCACGCTGGTGCTGCGCGGCGGCACGGGCCTCGGCGGGACGGGCGCGGGCGGCACGGTCGCGCGCGCCATGACGGGCCGGTTCACGCCCGGCGTCGGCGACTTCACCGTCACCTTCGACCCCGCCCGCTACCCGCAGCTGACGCTGCCCAGCGGCAGCCCCCTGACGTACACCCTCAACTGGCAGACGCCCGGCTGGGACGGCATGCAGGAGGCGCTCGCCGCCGGGCCGCTGCTGGTGTCCGCCGGGAAACTCGTGCTGGATCCCGTCCGTGAGGGCTTCGACACGTCCGGCGGCATCTGGCGCGCCACCCGGCAGGTGGCCTTCGTGACGGTCGGCACGCAGAGCGGCATCGCGTTCCTGAGCAGCGGCACGCCGGGCGACTTCGCGCGCGCCCTGCTGAACGCCGGCGTGAGCAGCGCCATGCGCCTCGACAGCGGCAGCAGCGCCACCGTGTACGTCACGGGCGGCTACCTGAACGCGGGCGGGTACCTGAACACCGTCTGGAGCCGCAGCGTCCCCAACGCCCTCGTGTTCGTCCCGAAACCCACCGCGCAGAAAGGCGCGTCCCGGAGCCGCTGA
- the mglB gene encoding GTPase-activating protein MglB, which yields MIEPSLALYGETFDKVEQHLDELLAATGVRYCLLVDRKGFVLSHKEALWAPRPPALDSVATLVAGNAAATGALANMLGESTFSEQIHQGEKGVLYVESVGDNALLTLIFDSSVPLGRVKVYAKKTIAVVAGLLKTLQDVPAVSFDQSFSQSASALLDDLLG from the coding sequence ATGATCGAACCCTCCCTCGCGCTCTACGGTGAAACCTTCGACAAGGTGGAACAGCACCTGGACGAGCTCCTGGCGGCCACCGGAGTGCGTTACTGCCTGCTGGTGGACCGCAAGGGCTTCGTGCTCTCCCACAAGGAGGCGCTGTGGGCGCCCCGCCCACCCGCGCTGGACAGCGTGGCGACCCTCGTGGCCGGCAACGCTGCCGCGACCGGCGCGCTCGCCAACATGCTCGGCGAGAGCACCTTCTCCGAACAGATCCACCAGGGCGAGAAGGGCGTGCTGTACGTGGAATCGGTCGGCGACAACGCCCTCCTCACCCTGATCTTCGACTCCAGCGTCCCGCTGGGCCGCGTCAAGGTGTACGCCAAGAAGACCATCGCCGTCGTGGCCGGCCTGCTCAAGACCCTGCAGGACGTGCCCGCCGTTTCCTTCGATCAGAGCTTCAGCCAGAGCGCCTCGGCCCTGCTCGACGACCTGCTCGGCTGA
- the mglA gene encoding GTPase MglA — MSTINFAAREINCKIVYYGPGMSGKTTNLKHVFSKVPDHLRGEMISLATEDERTLFFDFLPLDLGSVQGFKTRFHLYTVPGQVFYNASRKLILRGVDGIVFVADSAPNRLRANAESMRNLRENLLEHGLDIKTIPMILQVNKRDLPDALPMEMIRAVIDPKNELMMTEASAHEGRGVFETLKAVSKMVLERLSQPT, encoded by the coding sequence ATGAGCACCATCAACTTTGCGGCACGCGAAATCAACTGCAAGATCGTGTACTACGGTCCCGGCATGTCCGGCAAGACCACCAACCTCAAGCACGTCTTCTCGAAGGTGCCGGACCACCTGCGCGGCGAGATGATCAGCCTCGCCACCGAGGACGAACGCACCCTGTTCTTCGACTTCCTGCCGCTCGACCTGGGCTCCGTGCAGGGCTTCAAGACGCGCTTCCACCTGTACACCGTGCCCGGACAGGTGTTCTACAACGCCAGCCGCAAACTCATCCTGCGCGGCGTGGACGGCATCGTGTTCGTCGCCGACAGCGCCCCCAACCGCCTGCGCGCCAACGCCGAAAGCATGCGCAACCTGCGCGAGAACCTCCTCGAGCACGGCCTGGACATCAAGACCATTCCCATGATCCTGCAGGTCAACAAGCGCGACCTGCCCGACGCCCTCCCCATGGAAATGATCCGCGCCGTCATCGACCCGAAAAACGAACTGATGATGACCGAAGCGAGCGCCCACGAAGGCCGGGGCGTCTTCGAGACGCTGAAGGCCGTCAGCAAGATGGTCCTCGAACGCCTCTCGCAGCCCACCTGA
- a CDS encoding GNAT family N-acetyltransferase yields the protein MTPDLTGELETADSLHQALYGGQVATFGPVRAVYAGPGLPVNAASGFGRHADAQVLAAVEDFYAGHGLPSRLSVYSHFTDHATLAARGYRLTQMLHLHARPVLPDDVPVTPPGEIRTRHATPDEFAHLTTLAFGPGSEAIMARTAARPHTQFHLAERHGRPVAAAALTVLGHVAWLFSAATLPGDRGRGAQTALLHARLHAAAERCATHAALLTVPGSASERNAHRAGFTLTAARLTLERPADTH from the coding sequence ATGACGCCTGACCTGACCGGCGAACTCGAAACGGCCGACTCGCTCCACCAGGCGCTGTACGGCGGTCAGGTCGCCACCTTCGGCCCGGTCCGCGCCGTGTACGCCGGACCCGGCCTGCCCGTCAACGCGGCCAGCGGCTTCGGCAGGCACGCGGACGCGCAGGTGCTCGCGGCCGTGGAGGACTTCTACGCCGGGCACGGCCTGCCGTCCCGCCTCTCGGTGTACTCGCACTTCACGGACCATGCCACCCTGGCCGCGCGCGGGTACCGGCTCACGCAGATGCTGCACCTGCACGCCCGCCCCGTCCTGCCGGACGACGTCCCGGTCACGCCCCCCGGCGAGATCCGCACCCGGCACGCCACGCCCGACGAGTTCGCCCACCTCACCACCCTCGCCTTCGGTCCCGGCAGCGAGGCCATCATGGCCCGCACTGCCGCGCGCCCCCACACGCAGTTCCACCTCGCCGAACGGCACGGCCGACCGGTGGCCGCCGCCGCCCTGACCGTCCTCGGGCACGTCGCGTGGCTCTTCAGTGCCGCCACCCTCCCCGGCGACCGCGGCCGGGGCGCGCAGACGGCCCTGCTGCACGCCCGCCTGCACGCCGCCGCCGAACGCTGCGCCACGCACGCCGCCCTCCTCACCGTCCCCGGCAGCGCCAGCGAACGCAACGCGCACCGCGCGGGCTTCACCCTCACCGCCGCCCGCCTCACCCTGGAACGCCCGGCCGACACGCACTGA
- a CDS encoding NAD-dependent succinate-semialdehyde dehydrogenase, which produces MTSTPTSSPDANASQAHPSHEGRPTPMHSIDPTTGETFATYDTLTPEQIEDRLQRAQTAFGTYRLTTFAQRAEWMARAGELLHERKHELAALATREMGKTLAAALAEVEKCAKSCQYYAQNAEKFLADEHVTTEAERAYVTYQPLGVVLAVMPWNFPYWQVFRFIGPAIMAGNVGLLKHASNVPGCALAIESVMQQAGFPQDVFQTLLVGSRSIEAILKDDRVKAVSLTGSEGAGRSVAGTAGAAIKPSVMELGGSDPFIVMPSADLDLAVKTAVTARTINNGQSCIAAKRFIVHEAIYDRFVNGFVDGLAALTLGDPMQDTTDIGPLATPAIRDEVHGLVQDAVQKGATVLLGGQIPQGQGNYYPATALSDLTPDMQVYGEEVFGPVALIFRVPDQQEAIRVANATRFGLGSSAWTNDDAERARFARDLEAGSVFINSMVASDPRLPFGGVKASGFGRELSRHGIHEFVNTKTVSIGAAPDAHKSKTE; this is translated from the coding sequence ATGACCAGCACCCCCACCTCCAGCCCGGACGCCAACGCCAGCCAGGCCCACCCCAGCCACGAGGGCCGCCCCACCCCCATGCACAGCATCGACCCCACCACCGGCGAGACCTTCGCCACCTACGACACCCTCACGCCCGAACAGATCGAAGACCGCCTCCAGCGCGCCCAGACGGCCTTCGGCACGTACCGCCTGACCACCTTCGCGCAGCGCGCCGAATGGATGGCCCGCGCGGGCGAACTGCTGCACGAACGCAAGCACGAACTCGCGGCCCTCGCCACCCGCGAGATGGGCAAGACGCTCGCCGCCGCCCTCGCCGAAGTCGAGAAGTGCGCCAAGAGCTGCCAGTACTACGCCCAGAACGCCGAGAAGTTCCTCGCCGACGAACACGTCACCACCGAGGCCGAACGCGCGTACGTCACTTACCAGCCGCTCGGCGTGGTCCTCGCCGTCATGCCCTGGAACTTCCCGTACTGGCAGGTGTTCCGCTTCATCGGGCCCGCCATCATGGCCGGTAACGTCGGCCTCCTCAAGCACGCCTCCAACGTCCCCGGCTGCGCCCTCGCCATCGAGAGCGTCATGCAGCAGGCCGGATTCCCGCAGGACGTCTTCCAGACACTCCTCGTCGGCAGCCGCAGCATCGAAGCCATCCTCAAGGACGACCGCGTCAAGGCCGTCAGCCTCACCGGCTCCGAAGGCGCCGGACGCAGCGTCGCCGGGACCGCCGGAGCCGCCATCAAACCCAGCGTGATGGAACTCGGCGGCAGCGACCCCTTCATCGTCATGCCGAGCGCCGACCTGGACCTCGCCGTCAAGACGGCTGTCACCGCCCGCACCATCAACAACGGCCAGAGCTGCATCGCCGCCAAACGCTTCATCGTGCACGAAGCCATCTACGACCGCTTCGTGAACGGCTTCGTGGACGGCCTCGCCGCCCTCACGCTCGGCGACCCCATGCAGGACACCACCGACATCGGCCCGCTCGCCACGCCCGCCATCCGCGACGAAGTGCACGGCCTCGTGCAGGACGCCGTGCAGAAGGGCGCCACCGTCCTCCTCGGCGGCCAGATCCCGCAGGGGCAGGGCAACTACTACCCCGCCACCGCCCTGAGCGACCTCACGCCCGACATGCAGGTGTACGGCGAGGAGGTCTTCGGACCGGTCGCCCTCATCTTCCGCGTGCCGGATCAGCAGGAAGCGATCCGCGTCGCGAACGCCACCCGCTTCGGACTGGGCAGCAGCGCCTGGACGAACGACGACGCCGAACGCGCCCGCTTCGCCCGCGACCTCGAAGCCGGGTCGGTCTTCATCAACAGCATGGTCGCCTCCGACCCCCGCCTGCCGTTCGGCGGCGTGAAGGCCAGCGGGTTCGGCCGCGAACTCAGCCGTCACGGCATCCACGAATTCGTGAACACCAAGACCGTCAGCATCGGCGCCGCCCCCGACGCGCACAAGAGCAAGACCGAGTGA